From one Pseudomonas sp. B21-048 genomic stretch:
- a CDS encoding DMT family protein, whose amino-acid sequence MPPKILPIALLLVSNAFMTVAWYGHLKFGDRPLYLVVLVSWLIALAEYCFAVPANRIGHSIYSAAELKTMQEVITLVVFAFFSVVYLGERLTLNHLVGFGFICLGAFFVFKGPLH is encoded by the coding sequence ATGCCTCCCAAAATCTTGCCCATCGCCCTGCTTCTCGTATCCAACGCCTTCATGACGGTGGCCTGGTATGGCCACCTCAAGTTCGGAGACCGGCCGCTTTACCTGGTGGTCCTGGTGAGTTGGCTGATCGCCCTGGCAGAGTACTGCTTCGCGGTTCCTGCCAACAGGATAGGTCACTCCATCTACAGCGCTGCCGAGCTAAAGACGATGCAGGAGGTCATCACGCTGGTTGTCTTTGCCTTCTTTTCCGTCGTCTATCTCGGCGAGCGGCTCACGCTCAATCATCTGGTGGGCTTCGGTTTCATCTGCCTGGGCGCCTTCTTCGTATTCAAAGGCCCTTTGCACTAG